From Pyrenophora tritici-repentis strain M4 chromosome 1, whole genome shotgun sequence, the proteins below share one genomic window:
- a CDS encoding DUF1421 multi-domain protein, whose product MAPGILWVSSRIVNKDKLDVEKFCEWYENTHIQEVLILPGFPSALRYEAVTPVPRGMQYGKEAPWLTTYAMPDVDYRLSQAFKDLSGGNPPSAELIEAVYKHTRFDTRFYEERGSFPASSTSPATAPSPTSSSSPTPSSSSSSSTPPKFLIAATFHAPKDCTTEFPKQFRAKLLPQLEETPGFVRAKTYEVATALVLDRWNWAAAEGVPGWLVMAEFEGGEAPAVEGFLGEGGVEVGVYKVGRIYSEEEWGCVGE is encoded by the exons ATGGCACCAGGTATCCTATGGGTATCCTCGCGGATTGTGAATAAAGACAAATTGGACGTTGAGAAGTTTTGTGAGTGGTACGAGAAT ACACACATCCAAGAAGTCCTCATCCTCCCTGGTTTCCCCTCCGCCCTGAGGTATGAAGCCGTTACCCCCGTTCCCAGGGGCATGCAGTATGGGAAGGAGGCGCCTTGGTTG ACAACCTACGCCATGCCAGACGTCGACTACCGCCTCAGCCAAGCTTTCAAAGACCTCTCTGGCGGAAACCCCCCCAGCGCTGAATTAATCGAAGCCGTTTACAAACATACTCGTTTCGACACTAGGTTCTATGAGGAACGTGGTAGCTTCCCTGCCTCCAGTACCTCCCCCGCCACTGCCCCATCCCCCACCTCCTCGTCTTCTCCTACCccctcgtcttcttcgtcgtcatCCACGCCCCCAAAATTCCTCATCGCCGCTACCTTCCACGCCCCGAAGGACTGTACTACAGAGTTCCCAAAACAATTCCGCGCAAAGCTCCTACCGCAGTTGGAAGAGACACCAGGGTTTGTGAGGGCGAAGACGTACGAGGTTGCTACCGCGTTGGTGCTGGATCGTTGGAATTGGGCGGCTGCCGAGGGCGTACCGGGGTGGTTGGTTATGGCTGAGTTTGAGGGGGGTGAGGCGCCTGCTGTGGAGGGCTTCTTAGGAGAGGGAGGGGTGGAAGTGGGTGTTTATAAGGTGGGCAGGATTTATTCGGAGGAGGAGTGGGGGTGTGTTGGGGAGTAA
- a CDS encoding SRR1 multi-domain protein, translated as MPRNRIKRQQVAAEDGWTVITHGLANVSLVNAEKSSHGDDKGKRNAKDNSTGKKGTAFVLPDVISDITAEKLLAEFKMLQERWRQLGVAGQIDGIFGGRAGRKEAEAGEEGEKDMENGKKDDWDIREAMCIGIGSFSRDWVHRWRSLWQLVLFVDVVGKVIPKDTQIQPITCYATDPAFTQIDTEFLSLLHISALPSSPTSSPSPSSVITSQTFLYSPFVDWFLLLPTFLKDKDPAVYIGNEVLSDYTLFAQTTEKREI; from the exons ATGCCTAGAAACCGCATAAAAAGACAACAAGTCGCGGCTGAAGATGGGTGGACGGTTATTACGCATGGGTTAGCGAATGTCTCTCTCGTTAATGCCGAAAAGAGTAGTCACGGAGATGACAAGGGAAAGAGGAACGCAAAAGACAACAGCACCGGCAAGAAAGGCACCGCTTTTGTACTACCGGATGTTATCTCAGATATCACAGCTGAGAAATTGCTTGCAGAGTTTAAAATGCTGCAGGAGCGGTGGCGGCAGTTGGGGGTTGCGGGACAAATTGATGGCATATTTGGTGGAAGAGCTGGAAGGAAGGAGGCGGAGGCGGGTGAAGAAGGGGAGAAGGATATGGAAAATGGGAAGAAGGATGATTGGGATATAAGAGAAGCCATGTGCATCGGCATTGGAAGTTTCAGCAGAGACTGGGTGCATAGATGGAGGAGTCTGTGGCAGCTTGTGTTGtttgttgatgttgttggGAAGG TGATTCCAAAAGATACCCAAATACAACCCATCACATGCTACGCCACAGACCCAGCCTTTACCCAAATAGACACGGAAttcctctctcttctccACATATCCGCCCTTCCCTCCTCACCCACCTCCTCCCCATCCCCCTCCAGCGTTATCACCTCCCAAACATTTCTCTACTCCCCCTTCGTAGACTGGTTCCTCCTCCTTCCCACCTTCCTCAAAGACAAAGACCCGGCGGTTTACATAGGAAACGAGGTTTTGTCTGATTACACGCTTTTTGCGCAGACAACGGAGAAGAGGGAGAT TTGA
- a CDS encoding RNA-binding protein (RRM domain), which translates to MPALRSTIDRLDKPSSYATAKKRKRHQNTRDDDRGRSPSPEDKLRDATTLYVGNLSFYTTEEQIHELFSKCGEIKRLVMGLDRFQKTPCGFCFVEYYTHQDALDCMKYIGGTKLDERVIRTDLDEGFAEGRQYGRGKSGGQVRDEYRAEYDPGRGGYGRAVDEYHEAQ; encoded by the exons ATGCCGGCGCTTCGCAGTACAATCGATCGTCTCGATAAGCCTAGCTCGTATGCGACGGCCAAG AAGCGCAAGCGCCACCAGAACACACGCGACGACGACCGCGGCCGATCGCCTTCACCCGAAGACAAACTGCGCGATGCAACCACGCTCTACGTAGGCAACCTGTCCTTCTACACCACCGAAGAGCAAATCCATGAGCTCTTCTCAAAGTGCGGCGAGATCAAGCGCCTGGTCATGGGCTTGGACCGCTTCCAAAAAACTCCCTGCGGGTTCTGCTTTGTTGAATACTATACACATCAGGATGCGCTCGACTGCATGAAGTACATTGGCGGCACCAAGCTCGATGAGCGCGTTATTAGGACTGATCTGGACGAGGGCTTTGCCGAGGGAAGGCAGTATGGACGTGGAAAGAGCGGTGGACAGGTACGCGACGAGTATCGGGCAGAGTATGACCCTGGTAGGGGTGGCTACGGTAGAGCCGTTGATGAATATCACGAGGCGCAGTAG
- a CDS encoding PDX2, glutamine amidotransferase involved in pyridoxine biosynthesis, with product MTVENGGQTITVGVLALQGAFSEHVQLLRSASSSLPSSLKFQFIQVRTPNQLEQCDGLIIPGGESTAMSLVAARSNLLEPLRDFVKVQRRPTWGTCAGLILLAESANRTKKGGQDLIGGLDVRVNRNHFGRQTESFQANLRLPFLESTKETSKNEPYRCVFIRAPVVEKVLPSKKAVGIQEGEQERDDTIVAPSKTPVDDLARKELDQEVEIMATLSTDAKPLQVNQQHDDSGSEDIIAVRQGNVFGCSFHPELTNDARIHAWWLSQVVKAVEERRQFELGYGTK from the coding sequence ATGACAGTAGAAAACGGTGGTCAGACAATCACAGTCGGCGTCCTCGCCCTCCAAGGCGCATTCAGCGAACACGTCCAACTGCTCCGATCTGCCTCGTCCAGTCTGCCCTCGTCGCTCAAATTCCAATTCATCCAGGTCCGTACGCCAAACCAGCTCGAGCAATGCGACGGTCTGATCATACCGGGTGGCGAAAGCACGGCAATGTCTCTTGTGGCGGCGCGCAGTAATCTCCTCGAACCACTACGCGACTTTGTCAAAGTCCAGCGGCGGCCTACATGGGGAACATGCGCAGGGTTGATATTACTAGCGGAAAGTGCAAATCGGACGAAGAAGGGTGGACAGGATTTGATCGGAGGATTGGACGTCCGGGTTAATAGGAATCATTTCGGAAGACAGACGGAGAGTTTCCAGGCAAACCTACGACTGCCGTTCCTTGAGTCGACCAAAGAGACCAGCAAGAACGAGCCTTATCGATGCGTCTTCATTCGCGCGCCCGTGGTGGAGAAGGTGCTGCCGAGCAAAAAGGCGGTAGGCATACAAGAGGGAGAGCAGGAGCGAGATGATACCATCGTTGCGCCAAGCAAGACTCCAGTGGACGACTTGGCGAGGAAGGAGCTGGACCAGGAAGTTGAGATTATGGCTACACTCTCCACCGACGCGAAGCCACTACAAGTGAATCAGCAACATGATGACTCCGGCAGCGAAGATATCATCGCAGTGCGACAGGGCAACGTATTTGGGTGCAGTTTCCACCCTGAACTGACCAATGACGCGCGGATACACGCTTGGTGGTTGAGTCAAGTAGTGAAGGCTGTCGAGGAAAGAAGGCAGTTTGAACTTGGCTATGGAACCAAATGA
- a CDS encoding Sfp, Phosphopantetheinyl transferase, whose product MVNTVETEPTSRGLTCWLLDTRSLWPGVKITDSASAREALSLISPEERELITRKYHIADARMSLGSALLKRLFVNKALGIPWKDIRFGRKRDPKHGKPIALLAPPQHGPAPLEFNISHQAGLVALVGCKTDELDAEVGVDIVCVNERNDYRVVDEEGFDSWVDVYSEIFSQEESFDLKYNVDPFPLLDGTIVTQDMLGRHDRCCTRNQHLTITLPNGEKRSVDSDLLIDAKLRRFYTYWCYKEAYIKLDGEALLAQWIPCLEFKHVRAPRPGTPARCSTHGSWGERISDAEVWFSMKADGKGPAGVRDMTRGESRKLDDTRVEIQAFEENFMIGVAARERTDPVVDGHRSRLPNVLTHFKGLHLEEDVIAIARMSSPGSW is encoded by the exons ATGGTCAACACGGTCGAAACAGAACCGACATCGCGCGGTCTCACATGTTGGTTATTGGACACTAGGTCACTATGGCCTGGGGTCAAGATTACCGATTCAGCTTCT GCCCGAGAAGCTCTCTCTTTGATAAGTCCTGAGGAGCGCGAACTCATCACACGGAAATACCACATAGCAGACGCACGTATGAGTTTGGGCTCTGCATTGCTAAAGCGCCTTTTCGTCAACAAAGCCCTCGGCATACCGTGGAAAGACATCCGCTTCGGTCGAAAACGCGACCCCAAACATGGGAAGCCCATTGCTCTCCTGGCCCCACCCCAGCACGGCCCAGCACCCCTGGAGTTCAATATCTCGCACCAAGCAGGTCTCGTGGCGCTGGTCGGATGCAAGACTGACGAGCTAGATGCAGAGGTTGGCGTGGACATCGTTTGTGTGAACGAGAGAAACGATTATAGAGTCGTGGATGAAGAGGGCTTCGATAGCTGGGTAGACGTCTACTCCGAGATCTTCAGCCAGGAGGAGAGCTTCGATCTCAAGTATAACGTTGACCCTTTTCCTCTTCTCGACGGTACCATAGTCACCCAGGATATGCTTGGTCGACACGATCGGTGTTGTACACGGAACCAACACCTTACCATCACATTACCAAACGGTGAAAAGAGGTCGGTCGACTCAGATCTTCTCATTGACGCCAAGTTGAGACGCTTCTATACGTACTGGTGCTACAAAGAAGCATACATCAAGCTGGACGGCGAAGCTCTTCTCGCGCAATGGATCCCATGCCTAGAATTCAAACACGTGCGCGCCCCGCGACCGGGCACACCTGCACGTTGCAGCACGCATGGTTCCTGGGGCGAGCGCATTAGTGACGCAGAAGTTTGGTTCTCAATGAAAGCGGACGGAAAAGGGCCGGCGGGCGTGCGAGATATGACGAGGGGGGAAAGTAGGAAGTTGGATGATACAAGAGTGGAGATTCAAGCTTTTGAGGAGAACTTTATGATTGGGGTTGCTGCGAGGGAGAGAACGGATCCGGTGGTTGATGGACACAGGAGCAGATTGCCGAATGTACTCACACACTTCAAGGGGCTGCATCTTGAGGAAGATGTCATTGCCATTGCGAGGATGTCATCTCCGGGAAGTTGGTAG
- a CDS encoding MAPEG domain containing protein has product MSSNSLKYPLLAIPAYYVFSVVPHVYASGLLARHGYKMNNANPKASLSPENVKGKVPDEVFQKYQRAENAQSNNMEQMPLFAAAVLASLIAERTTATGIGREVMSGDATGLTTFISAWFAVRTLYVVSYVQLSEAPKSAIRSVLWATGSGLAFYQFYKAAALFG; this is encoded by the exons ATGTCTTCCAATTCGCTCAAGTACCCACTTCTCGCAATTCCTGCCTATTACGTCTTCTCAGTCGTTCCACATGTGTACGCCAGTGGCCTACTCGCAAGACATGGCTACAAAATGAACAATGCAAACCCCAAAGCCTCCTTATCCCCAGAAAATGTGAAGGGCAAGGTGCCTGATGAGGT GTTCCAAAAGTACCAGCGCGCTGAAAACGCCCAATCCAACAACATGGAACAAATGCCCTTGTTCGCAGCTGCCGTGCTTGCAAGCCTCATCGCCGAACGCACCACCGCCACTGGAATCGGAAGGGAGGTCATGTCAGGTGATGCAACGGGCTTGACGACGTTCATCTCAGCTTGGTTCGCCGTCAGGACCTTGTATGTTGTTTCCTATGTGCAGCTTTCAGAAGCCCCCAAGAGTGCCATCAGGAGTGTTTTGTGGGCTACCGGTTCCGGGTTGGCATTCTATCAGTTCTACAAGGCTGCTGCGCTTTTCGGCTAA